CTGGCAAATCGGTCCCAGGGATGCGCCCGCGTCCCACGCACGTGGAGGTGCGGGATGGGCGAGTGTTCGTGTTCGCGGGCGGCTCCGATGGCGTCTTGAAGAAGCGCGTCTTCCTCGATGTCCACGTGCTCGACTACGAGAGTGGGCGCCCGCTCTGGACGCAGCGCGTGGCGCCGGCTCATGCGCCGAACTTCACGTCCGCGTCGGTGCTGGTGGAAGACGGGCAGGTCATCGTCGCGTACCAAGACGTCCTCGTCGCGTTCGCGGCGGATTCCGGCCGGCCCCAATGGACGCGAAGCAGCGAACATGGGGATGGGGGCAGCTACTCGCTCCAACTGCAGAT
This Myxococcus virescens DNA region includes the following protein-coding sequences:
- a CDS encoding PQQ-binding-like beta-propeller repeat protein, which encodes MNAPHPPSPLLVTAFNGLVAAYDRMNGSTAWTFLVPGKSVPGMRPRPTHVEVRDGRVFVFAGGSDGVLKKRVFLDVHVLDYESGRPLWTQRVAPAHAPNFTSASVLVEDGQVIVAYQDVLVAFAADSGRPQWTRSSEHGDGGSYSLQLQMGIHGARARVVT